From the Equus przewalskii isolate Varuska chromosome 19, EquPr2, whole genome shotgun sequence genome, one window contains:
- the TMEM63B gene encoding CSC1-like protein 2 isoform X1, translating to MLPFLLATLGTTALNNSNPKDYCYSARIRSTVLQGLPFGGVPTVLALDFMCFLALLFLFSILRKVAWDYGRLALVTDADSVASAMHGDSHDRYERLTSVSSSVDFDQRDNGFCSWLTAIFRIKDDEIRDKCGGDAVHYLSFQRHIIGLLVVVGVLSVGIVLPVNFSGDLLENNAYSFGRTTIANLKSGNNLLWLHTSFAFLYLLLTVYSMRRHTSKMRYKEDDLVKRTLFINGISKYAESEKIKKHFEEAYPNCTVLEARPCYNVARLMFLDAERKKAERGKLYFTNLQSKENVPTMINPKPCGHLCCCVVRGCEQVEAIEYYTKLEQKLKEDYKREKEKVNEKPLGMAFVTFHNETITAIILKDFNVCKCQGCTCRGEPRSSSCSESLHISNWTVSYAPDPQNIYWEHLSIRGFIWWLRCLVINVVLFILLFFLTTPAIIITTMDKFNVTKPVEYLNNPIITQFFPTLLLWCFSALLPTIVYYSAFFEAHWTRSGENRTTMHKCYTFLIFMVLLLPSLGLSSLDLFFRWLFDKKFLAEAAIRFECVFLPDNGAFFVNYVIASAFIGNAMDLLRIPGLLMYMIRLCLARSAAERRNVKRHQAYEFQFGAAYAWMMCVFTVVMTYSITCPIIVPFGLMYMLLKHLVDRYNLYYAYLPAKLDKKIHSGAVNQVVAAPILCLFWLLFFSTMRTGFLAPTSMFTFVVLVITIVICLCHVCFGHFKYLSAHNYKIEHTETDIVDPRSNGRPPTAAAVPKSAKYIAQVLQDSEVDGDGGPGSSGDEPPSSSSQDEELLMPPDGLTDTDFQSCEDSLIENEIHQ from the exons tgtgGCCTCAGCTATGCACGGGGACAGTCATGACCGGTATGAGCGTCTCACGTCTGTCTCCAGCTCCGTCGACTTTGACCAAAGAGACAAT GGTTTCTGTTCCTGGCTGACAGCCATCTTCAGGATAAA GGATGATGAGATCCGGGACAAGTGTGGGGGCGATGCTGTGCACTACCTGTCCTTCCAGCGGCACATCATCGGGCTGCTGGTTGTCGTGGGCGTCCTCTCCGTAGGCATCGTGCTGCCTGTCAACTTCTCAGGGGACCTGCTGG AGAACAATGCCTACAGCTTCGGGAGAACCACCATTGCCAACTTGAAATCAGG GAACAACCTGCTATGGCTGCACACCTCCTTCGCCTTCCTGTACCTGCTGCTCACTGTCTACAGCATGCGTAGACACACCTCCAAGATGCGCTACAAGGAGGACGACCTG GTGAAGCGGACGCTCTTCATCAATGGCATCTCCAAATACGCAGAGTCAGAAAAGATCAAGAAGCATTTTGA GGAGGCCTACCCCAACTGCACGGTTCTTGAAGCCCGCCCATGTTACAACGTGGCTCGCCTCATGTTCCTTGATGCAGAAAG GAAGAAGGCCGAGCGGGGAAAGCTCTACTTCACAAACCTCCAGAGCAAGGAGAATGTCCCCACCATGATCAACCCCAAGCCCTGTGGCCACCTCTGCTGCTGCGTGGTGCGAGGCTGTGAGCAG GTGGAGGCCATTGAGTACTACACGAAGCTGGAGCAGAAGCTGAAGGAAGACTACAAGCGGGAGAAGGAGAAGGTGAACGAGAAGCCTCTTGGCATGGCCTTTGTCACGTTCCACAATGAGACCATCACCGCCAT CATCCTAAAGGACTTCAACGTGTGTAAGTGCCAGGGTTGCACCTGCCGCGGGGAGCCACGCTCCTCGTCCTGCAGCGAGTCCCTGCATATCTCCAACTGGACCGTGTCCTATGCCCCCGACCCCCAGAACATCTACTG GGAGCACCTCTCCATCCGTGGCTTCATCTGGTGGCTGCGCTGCCTGGTCATCAACGTGgtcctcttcatcctcctcttcttcctcaccacccccgccatcatcatcaccaccatggACAAGTTCAACGTCACCAAGCCTGTGGAGTACCTCAAC AACCCCATCATCACCCAGTTCTTCCCCACCCTGCTGCTGTGGTGCTTctcagccctgctccccaccatCGTCTACTACTCTGCCTTCTTTGAAGCCCACTGGACACG ctccgGGGAGAACAGGACCACCATGCACAAGTGCTACACCTTCCTCATCTTTATGGTGCTGCTCCTGCCCTCGCTGGGACTGAGCAG cttGGACCTCTTCTTCCGCTGGCTCTTTGACAAGAAATTCTTGGCTGAGGCAGCTATTCGGTTTGA GTGTGTGTTCCTGCCCGACAACGGCGCCTTCTTCGTGAACTACGTCATTGCCTCAGCCTTTATCGGCAACGCCATGGACCTGCTGCGCATCCCGGGCCTGCTCATGTACATGATCCGGCTCTGCCTGGCGCGCTCTGCCGCCGAGAGGCGCAACGTGAAGCGG CATCAGGCCTACGAGTTCCAGTTTGGCGCAGCCTACGCCTGGATGATGTGCGTCTTCACGGTGGTCATGACCTACAGTATCACCTGCCCCATCATCGTGCCCTTCG GGCTCATGTACATGCTGCTGAAGCACCTGGTGGACAGGTACAATCTCTACTACGCCTACCTGCCAGCCAAGCTGGACAAGAAGATCCACTCAGGGGCTGTGAACCAGGTGGTGGCCGCACCCATCCTCTGCCTATTCTGGCTGCTCTTCTTCTCCACCATGCGCACGG GGTTTCTGGCCCCCACATCCATGTTCACATTCGTGGTCCTGGTCATCACCATCGTCATCTGCCTCTGCCACGTCTGCTTTGGACACTTCAAATACCTCAGTGCCCACAACTACAAG ATTGAGCACACGGAGACAGATATTGTGGACCCCAGAAGCAATGGACGGCCCCCGACTGCTGCTGCTGTCCCCAAATCTGCG AAATACATCGCTCAGGTGCTGCAGGACTCAGAAGTGGACGGGGATGGGGGTCCCGGGAGCTCGGGGGACGAGCCCCCGTCATCCTCGTCCCAAGATGAGGAGCTGCTGATGCCGCCTGACGGCCTCACGGACACAGACTTCCAGTCTTGCGAGGACAGCCTCATAGAGAATGAGATTCACCAgtaa